The proteins below come from a single Tachysurus fulvidraco isolate hzauxx_2018 chromosome 26, HZAU_PFXX_2.0, whole genome shotgun sequence genomic window:
- the arhgef12b gene encoding rho guanine nucleotide exchange factor 12 isoform X5, with the protein MHRPDTDLPWTDVGLRRWISIRFPKKPTRPGSVLNKDHPPDKKPKSEKVSVPPTHDFDPTGLVQRCVIIQKDENGFGLTVSGDNPVFVQLVKEDGAAMRAGVQTGDRIIKVNGTLVTHSNHVEVVKLIKSGSYVALTVLGRPPGLPQIPLSEGEGDREPLSSLSSPHSPIPSVPERSSSSSTSPSDRIASSLPPWAMKEEYSRNPTARLLKDMQEAQKHIQGQLSKATVAGQDVLLTLRLGEVDTEEGGLGDVDASPSWQSDSESPMNSTSTPVTPSMIPESPYQRDTPCNSPKSTPRVSLNSCPSPDGEDVVDLDSNYQCGMGSPSTRLPRPIIGAEDDDFDTDQEQINGQCSCFQTIELLKSRPAHLAAFLHHVVSQFDPAPLLCYLYAELYKQSNPKETRRTYSELHSTFIDRSAQLKVLVPDSIAADMDRWKPDLIPEDVLRQHVQQLQDTLLPDIQKHLEDFRQKRSMGLTLAEAELSRLDTERVRDRVALERERSCSEHIISKINEVLLTPSATEEEKCTAMQFVIQAYMKHLGVKVKESRGFEPKPKLINLLPKIKKTIKAEKDGGVEEKLKKSRFQLMRSHNKRPSRTDVSSITKALEQNKQRTQKQPSQIAVGSSDQTEAPSAGRTRSSQSSEGPDSSTGSISSPSFSATLLQNSDSTARDLEPGASPLSALPRLGEVGPLGEGQDSSSPGTHFDFTGPLDHLQEEEPETDRMEPLISGEVQSEDDQAFEAEPEQDPPHWQTLVSTDVLALLPPHEIKRQEVINELVYTERAHLRMLKVLDNVFYQRMTREAILPPADIKNIFTNLDEIVQLHVSITEQMTAVRKKNETAVVDLIGDDLLSWFSGAEEEKIKRAVGTFCSNQPFALELIKSRQKKDQRFAAFVQEAESNRQCRRLQLKDIIPVEMQRLTKYPLLLENIAKYTDDTEEKSKVKRACECCRQILNHVNQEVKEAENKQRLEDYQRRLDLSSLKQSEYPMIAEFKNLNLTKRKMVHEGPLSWKVNKDKTIELYTLLLEDILVLLQRQDEKLILKCHSKNLAGTAETKHIFSPVIKLSTVLVRSVATDNKSFFVVSMSDYGAQIYELMAQTVSEQKTWHDLIGQRADCMKSQPQNDGEREADDELTSGMSKMNKDPDRISTGSIQSPEKDATSCSEILQIPPVGSNPFDTKSEDEEEAEAEGEAEGETEEVERSLQVLDEEEEAFLDPELAERLPFLKQGSRHAIAVEEKDLDAFDLPPLMADEALRTLATLRQLLINHMDGQEDVDRDRERGEALLREPRTGSLQGLEENFAPSNSVENGAERTETLHTRTENRHELPSGDTGFFETSEDFVGSYMVLEGYGGSGESSTDDDGQVCSTEPAAAGDSGIDLKKLLSSASSQSRGPNFSRQVMTHLRLLQASLQQLKDVESKYNQLCQRHSEQAATDSEENKDKS; encoded by the exons GTTTCCCAAAAAACCAACCAG accaGGAAGTGTTCTCAACAAGGACCACCCCCCAGACAAGAAGCCCAAGAGTGAGAAGGTGTCAGTGCCACCGACGCATGACTTTGACCCCACAG GGCTTGTTCAGCGGTGTGTGATCATACAGAAAGATGAGAATGGCTTCGGGTTGACCGTCAGTGGTGATAACCCAGTGTTTGTCCAGCTGGTTAAAGAAG ATGGAGCTGCTATGCGAGCTGGTGTTCAGACGGGTGATAGAATTATTAAG GTCAACGGGACGTTAGTAACACATTCCAATCATGTAGAAGTCGTCAAgctaataaaat cggGTTCGTACGTGGCTCTGACGGTGTTGGGGAGACCTCCAGGGCTGCCACAGATCCCCTTATCAGAGGGAGAGGGGGACAGAGAGCCTCTCTCATCCCTCAGCTCCCCTCACTCCCCCATCCCCAGTGTACCCGAGCGCTCATCCTCTTCCTCAACCTCTCCCTCTGACCGCATCGCCTCATCACTGCCTCCATgg GCGATGAAGGAGGAGTACAGCAGAAACCCTACAGCCAGACTACTGAAGGACATGCAGGAAGCCCAGAAACACATTCAGGGCCAACTCAGTAAAGCTACCGTCGCTGGACAG gatGTCCTGCTTACTCTGAGACTTGGAGAAGTCGACACAGAAGAAGGAGGCTTAGGCGACGTGGACGCGTCTCCGTCCTGGCAGTCAGACTCCGAGTCACCCATGAACAGCACCTCGACGCCG GTCACGCCCAGTATGATCCCAGAAAGCCCGTACCAAAGAGACACTCCGTGCAACAGTCCAAAGTCGACGCCGCGCGTCAGCCTCAACTCCTGCCCGTCTCCGGACGGCGAGGATGTGGTCGACCTG GACTCGAACTATCAGTGCGGCATGGGAAGCCCGTCGACCCGTCTGCCGCGTCCCATCATCGGAGCCGAGGACGATGACTTCGACACCGACCAGGAGCAG ATTAACGGCCAGTGTAGCTGCTTCCAGACCATAGAGCTGTTGAAGTCTCGGCCTGCTCACCTCGCAGCCTTCCTGCATCACGTGGTCTCGCAGTTTGACCCTGCACCTCTG CTGTGCTACCTCTACGCCGAGCTCTACAAGCAGAGCAACCCCAAAGAGACACGGCGGACATACAGCGAGCTCCACTCCACGTTCATAGACCGATCGGCG CAACTGAAAGTACTGGTGCCAGACTCGATCGCAGCTGACATGG atcgaTGGAAGCCTGACTTAATTCCAGAAGACGTTCTAAGGCAACATGTGCAACAGCTACAGGACACACTCCTACCTGACATCCAGAAACACCTGGAAGACTTCAG GCAGAAGCGCAGTATGGGCCTGACTTTGGCTGAGGCGGAGCTTAGCCGACTCGACACTGAGCGAGTGCGAGACCGCGTGGCTCTGGAGAGAGAGCGCTCGTGCTCAGAGCACATCATCTCCAAGATCAATGAAGTTTT GTTGACGCCATCAGCCACAGAGGAGGAGAAGTG CACTGCCATGCAGTTCGTCATTCAGGCCTACATGAAGCACCTTGGGGTGAAGGTGAAGGAATCACGGGGTTTCGAGCCCAAACCCAAGCTGATAAACCTACTCCCTAAAATCAAG AAGACTATAAAAGCAGAGAAGGACGGAGGTGTGGAGGAGAAGCTGAAGAAGTCCCGCTTCCAGCTAATGCGCAGCCACAACAAGAGGCCCAGCCGAACTGACGTCTCCTCAA TTACCAAGGCTCTAGAGCAGAATAAACAGCGGACACAAAAGCAGCCGTCGCAGATTGCCGTAGGGTCGAGCGATCAGACTGAAGCACCTTCAGCAGGACGGACACGGAGCAGTCAGTCGAGTGAAGGACCAGACAGCAGCACGGGCTCCATCAGCTCACCTTCTTTCAGTGCTACGCTTTTACAGAACTCCGACAGCACGGCGCGAGACTTAGAGCCAG GTGCTTCTCCATTGTCAGCGTTACCCAGACTGGGAGAAGTCGGCCCTCTGGGTGAAGGACAGGACTCCTCTTCCCCAGGAACGCACTTTGACTTCACCGGTCCTCTGGACCATCTCCAAGAGGAGGAGcctgagacagacag GATGGAGCCGTTGATTTCAGGAGAGGTGCAGAGCGAGGACGATCAGGCGTTTGAGGCGGAACCAGAGCAGGATCCTCCTCACTGGCAGACGCTGGTGAGCACAGATGTTCTCGCACTGCTGCCACCACATGAGATCAAGAGACAGGAAGTCATCAATG AGCTGGTCTACACGGAGCGCGCTCACCTGCGCATGCTCAAGGTGCTGGATAACGTTTTCTACCAGAGGATGACCCGTGAGGCCATTCTCCCCCCCGCAGACATCAAGAACATCTTCACCAACCTGGATGAGATCGTCCAGCTACACG TGTCCATCACGGAGCAAATGACAGCCGTCCGGAAGAAGAACGAGACGGCAGTCGTGGACCTCATAGGAGACGATTTGCTGTCCTGG TTCAGCGGAGCAGAAGAAGAGAAGATCAAGCGAGCCGTGGGAACCTTCTGCAGTAACCAGCCCTTTGCTCTGGAGCTTATAAAGAGCAGGCAAAAAAAGGATCAAAGATTCGCTGCCTTTGTgcag gaggCAGAGAGTAATCGTCAGTGCCGAAGGCTCCAGCTGAAGGACATCATTCCTGTGGAAATGCAGAGACTCACTAAATACCCACTTCTGCTCGAAAACATCGCGAAATACACTG ACGACACGGAGGAGAAAAGCAAAGTGAAGCGAGCCTGCGAGTGCTGCCGTCAGATCCTCAACCACGTCAACCAGGAAGTAAAAGAAGCTGAAAACAAACAG AGGTTAGAGGACTACCAGAGAAGACTGGACCTGTCGTCGCTGAAGCAGAGCGAGTACCCCATGATCGCGGAGTTTAAG aaCCTCAACTTGACCAAACGGAAAATGGTGCATGAGGGCCCCCTGTCTTGGAAAGTGAATAAAGATAAGACTATTG agctctacacactcctcttaGAGGACATCTTGGTGCTGCTGCAGAGGCAAGACGAGAAGCTGATCCTGAAGTGCCACAGTAAGAACCTGGCAGGCACGGCCGAGACTAAACACATCTTCAGTCCGGTCATCAAGCTGAGCACCGTACTGGTGCGCTCTGTAGCCACAG ATAACAAGTCGTTCTTTGTGGTGTCCATGTCCGATTACGGAGCACAGATCTATGAGCTGATGGCGCAGACCGTGTCTGAGCAGAAAAC GTGGCACGACCTGATCGGGCAAAGAGCAGACTGTATGAAGAGCCAGCCTCAGAACGA TGGGGAGCGAGAAGCTGATGACGAGTTGACCTCTGGCATGTCGAAAATGAACAAAGATCCAGACCGTATCTCTACCGGAAGCATCCAATCTCCAG AAAAAGATGCCACTTCCTGCTCAGAGATCCTGCAGATTCCTCCAGTAGGTAGCAACCCGTTTGACACAAAGTCAGAGGATGAAGAagaggcagaggcagagggagaggcagagggagagacagaagaaGTTGAGCGCTCGCTGCAGGTTctggatgaagaggaggaggctTTCCTCGACCCTGAGCTTGCAGAAAGACTTCCGTTCTTGAAGCAGGGCTCGAGGCATGCCATCGCTGTGGAGGAGAAAGACTTGGATGCCTTTGACCTGCCCCCGCTGATGGCAGACGAGGCACTTCGGACCC TGGCTACTCTGAGGCAGCTCCTGATCAACCACATGGACGGGCAAGAGGACGTGGACAGGGACAGGGAGAGGGGGGAGGCTCTGCTGCGTGAGCCGAGGACAGGGTCTTTGCAGGGCTTGGAGGAAAACTTTGCCCCCAGTAACTCAGTGGAGAACGGAGCTGAGAGGACAGAGACCCTACACACCAGGACGGAGAACCGACACGAGCTGCCCTCGGGAGATACAGGCTTCTTTGAAACCTCAGAGGACTTTG TGGGCAGTTACATGGTGTTGGAGGGTTATGGTGGGTCAGGTGAGAGCAGCACTGATGACGACGGGCAGGTCTGCAGCACAGAGCCTGCAGCAGCAGGAGACTCGGGCATAGACCTGAAGAAGCTCCTGTCTTCAGCTTCCTCTCAGAGCAGAGGACCCAACTTCAGCAGACAGGTCATGACCCACTTACGCCTGCTTCAGGCCAGCCTACAGCAGCTGAAG gatgtAGAATCAAAATATAACCAACTATGCCAAAGGCACTCAGAGCAAGCAGCTACTGATTCAGAAGAAAACAAAG aTAAAAGCTAG
- the arhgef12b gene encoding rho guanine nucleotide exchange factor 12 isoform X3 yields the protein MSGSQSTIADRFPKKPTRPGSVLNKDHPPDKKPKSEKVSVPPTHDFDPTELPVQSVERRPESCGLVQRCVIIQKDENGFGLTVSGDNPVFVQLVKEDGAAMRAGVQTGDRIIKVNGTLVTHSNHVEVVKLIKSGSYVALTVLGRPPGLPQIPLSEGEGDREPLSSLSSPHSPIPSVPERSSSSSTSPSDRIASSLPPWAMKEEYSRNPTARLLKDMQEAQKHIQGQLSKATVAGQDVLLTLRLGEVDTEEGGLGDVDASPSWQSDSESPMNSTSTPVTPSMIPESPYQRDTPCNSPKSTPRVSLNSCPSPDGEDVVDLDSNYQCGMGSPSTRLPRPIIGAEDDDFDTDQEQINGQCSCFQTIELLKSRPAHLAAFLHHVVSQFDPAPLLCYLYAELYKQSNPKETRRTYSELHSTFIDRSAQLKVLVPDSIAADMDRWKPDLIPEDVLRQHVQQLQDTLLPDIQKHLEDFRQKRSMGLTLAEAELSRLDTERVRDRVALERERSCSEHIISKINEVLLTPSATEEEKCTAMQFVIQAYMKHLGVKVKESRGFEPKPKLINLLPKIKKTIKAEKDGGVEEKLKKSRFQLMRSHNKRPSRTDVSSITKALEQNKQRTQKQPSQIAVGSSDQTEAPSAGRTRSSQSSEGPDSSTGSISSPSFSATLLQNSDSTARDLEPGASPLSALPRLGEVGPLGEGQDSSSPGTHFDFTGPLDHLQEEEPETDRMEPLISGEVQSEDDQAFEAEPEQDPPHWQTLVSTDVLALLPPHEIKRQEVINELVYTERAHLRMLKVLDNVFYQRMTREAILPPADIKNIFTNLDEIVQLHVSITEQMTAVRKKNETAVVDLIGDDLLSWFSGAEEEKIKRAVGTFCSNQPFALELIKSRQKKDQRFAAFVQEAESNRQCRRLQLKDIIPVEMQRLTKYPLLLENIAKYTDDTEEKSKVKRACECCRQILNHVNQEVKEAENKQRLEDYQRRLDLSSLKQSEYPMIAEFKNLNLTKRKMVHEGPLSWKVNKDKTIELYTLLLEDILVLLQRQDEKLILKCHSKNLAGTAETKHIFSPVIKLSTVLVRSVATDNKSFFVVSMSDYGAQIYELMAQTVSEQKTWHDLIGQRADCMKSQPQNDGEREADDELTSGMSKMNKDPDRISTGSIQSPEKDATSCSEILQIPPVGSNPFDTKSEDEEEAEAEGEAEGETEEVERSLQVLDEEEEAFLDPELAERLPFLKQGSRHAIAVEEKDLDAFDLPPLMADEALRTLATLRQLLINHMDGQEDVDRDRERGEALLREPRTGSLQGLEENFAPSNSVENGAERTETLHTRTENRHELPSGDTGFFETSEDFVGSYMVLEGYGGSGESSTDDDGQVCSTEPAAAGDSGIDLKKLLSSASSQSRGPNFSRQVMTHLRLLQASLQQLKDVESKYNQLCQRHSEQAATDSEENKDKS from the exons GTTTCCCAAAAAACCAACCAG accaGGAAGTGTTCTCAACAAGGACCACCCCCCAGACAAGAAGCCCAAGAGTGAGAAGGTGTCAGTGCCACCGACGCATGACTTTGACCCCACAG AGTTGCCCGTGCAGAGTGTTGAGCGAAGGCCCGAGTCATGTG GGCTTGTTCAGCGGTGTGTGATCATACAGAAAGATGAGAATGGCTTCGGGTTGACCGTCAGTGGTGATAACCCAGTGTTTGTCCAGCTGGTTAAAGAAG ATGGAGCTGCTATGCGAGCTGGTGTTCAGACGGGTGATAGAATTATTAAG GTCAACGGGACGTTAGTAACACATTCCAATCATGTAGAAGTCGTCAAgctaataaaat cggGTTCGTACGTGGCTCTGACGGTGTTGGGGAGACCTCCAGGGCTGCCACAGATCCCCTTATCAGAGGGAGAGGGGGACAGAGAGCCTCTCTCATCCCTCAGCTCCCCTCACTCCCCCATCCCCAGTGTACCCGAGCGCTCATCCTCTTCCTCAACCTCTCCCTCTGACCGCATCGCCTCATCACTGCCTCCATgg GCGATGAAGGAGGAGTACAGCAGAAACCCTACAGCCAGACTACTGAAGGACATGCAGGAAGCCCAGAAACACATTCAGGGCCAACTCAGTAAAGCTACCGTCGCTGGACAG gatGTCCTGCTTACTCTGAGACTTGGAGAAGTCGACACAGAAGAAGGAGGCTTAGGCGACGTGGACGCGTCTCCGTCCTGGCAGTCAGACTCCGAGTCACCCATGAACAGCACCTCGACGCCG GTCACGCCCAGTATGATCCCAGAAAGCCCGTACCAAAGAGACACTCCGTGCAACAGTCCAAAGTCGACGCCGCGCGTCAGCCTCAACTCCTGCCCGTCTCCGGACGGCGAGGATGTGGTCGACCTG GACTCGAACTATCAGTGCGGCATGGGAAGCCCGTCGACCCGTCTGCCGCGTCCCATCATCGGAGCCGAGGACGATGACTTCGACACCGACCAGGAGCAG ATTAACGGCCAGTGTAGCTGCTTCCAGACCATAGAGCTGTTGAAGTCTCGGCCTGCTCACCTCGCAGCCTTCCTGCATCACGTGGTCTCGCAGTTTGACCCTGCACCTCTG CTGTGCTACCTCTACGCCGAGCTCTACAAGCAGAGCAACCCCAAAGAGACACGGCGGACATACAGCGAGCTCCACTCCACGTTCATAGACCGATCGGCG CAACTGAAAGTACTGGTGCCAGACTCGATCGCAGCTGACATGG atcgaTGGAAGCCTGACTTAATTCCAGAAGACGTTCTAAGGCAACATGTGCAACAGCTACAGGACACACTCCTACCTGACATCCAGAAACACCTGGAAGACTTCAG GCAGAAGCGCAGTATGGGCCTGACTTTGGCTGAGGCGGAGCTTAGCCGACTCGACACTGAGCGAGTGCGAGACCGCGTGGCTCTGGAGAGAGAGCGCTCGTGCTCAGAGCACATCATCTCCAAGATCAATGAAGTTTT GTTGACGCCATCAGCCACAGAGGAGGAGAAGTG CACTGCCATGCAGTTCGTCATTCAGGCCTACATGAAGCACCTTGGGGTGAAGGTGAAGGAATCACGGGGTTTCGAGCCCAAACCCAAGCTGATAAACCTACTCCCTAAAATCAAG AAGACTATAAAAGCAGAGAAGGACGGAGGTGTGGAGGAGAAGCTGAAGAAGTCCCGCTTCCAGCTAATGCGCAGCCACAACAAGAGGCCCAGCCGAACTGACGTCTCCTCAA TTACCAAGGCTCTAGAGCAGAATAAACAGCGGACACAAAAGCAGCCGTCGCAGATTGCCGTAGGGTCGAGCGATCAGACTGAAGCACCTTCAGCAGGACGGACACGGAGCAGTCAGTCGAGTGAAGGACCAGACAGCAGCACGGGCTCCATCAGCTCACCTTCTTTCAGTGCTACGCTTTTACAGAACTCCGACAGCACGGCGCGAGACTTAGAGCCAG GTGCTTCTCCATTGTCAGCGTTACCCAGACTGGGAGAAGTCGGCCCTCTGGGTGAAGGACAGGACTCCTCTTCCCCAGGAACGCACTTTGACTTCACCGGTCCTCTGGACCATCTCCAAGAGGAGGAGcctgagacagacag GATGGAGCCGTTGATTTCAGGAGAGGTGCAGAGCGAGGACGATCAGGCGTTTGAGGCGGAACCAGAGCAGGATCCTCCTCACTGGCAGACGCTGGTGAGCACAGATGTTCTCGCACTGCTGCCACCACATGAGATCAAGAGACAGGAAGTCATCAATG AGCTGGTCTACACGGAGCGCGCTCACCTGCGCATGCTCAAGGTGCTGGATAACGTTTTCTACCAGAGGATGACCCGTGAGGCCATTCTCCCCCCCGCAGACATCAAGAACATCTTCACCAACCTGGATGAGATCGTCCAGCTACACG TGTCCATCACGGAGCAAATGACAGCCGTCCGGAAGAAGAACGAGACGGCAGTCGTGGACCTCATAGGAGACGATTTGCTGTCCTGG TTCAGCGGAGCAGAAGAAGAGAAGATCAAGCGAGCCGTGGGAACCTTCTGCAGTAACCAGCCCTTTGCTCTGGAGCTTATAAAGAGCAGGCAAAAAAAGGATCAAAGATTCGCTGCCTTTGTgcag gaggCAGAGAGTAATCGTCAGTGCCGAAGGCTCCAGCTGAAGGACATCATTCCTGTGGAAATGCAGAGACTCACTAAATACCCACTTCTGCTCGAAAACATCGCGAAATACACTG ACGACACGGAGGAGAAAAGCAAAGTGAAGCGAGCCTGCGAGTGCTGCCGTCAGATCCTCAACCACGTCAACCAGGAAGTAAAAGAAGCTGAAAACAAACAG AGGTTAGAGGACTACCAGAGAAGACTGGACCTGTCGTCGCTGAAGCAGAGCGAGTACCCCATGATCGCGGAGTTTAAG aaCCTCAACTTGACCAAACGGAAAATGGTGCATGAGGGCCCCCTGTCTTGGAAAGTGAATAAAGATAAGACTATTG agctctacacactcctcttaGAGGACATCTTGGTGCTGCTGCAGAGGCAAGACGAGAAGCTGATCCTGAAGTGCCACAGTAAGAACCTGGCAGGCACGGCCGAGACTAAACACATCTTCAGTCCGGTCATCAAGCTGAGCACCGTACTGGTGCGCTCTGTAGCCACAG ATAACAAGTCGTTCTTTGTGGTGTCCATGTCCGATTACGGAGCACAGATCTATGAGCTGATGGCGCAGACCGTGTCTGAGCAGAAAAC GTGGCACGACCTGATCGGGCAAAGAGCAGACTGTATGAAGAGCCAGCCTCAGAACGA TGGGGAGCGAGAAGCTGATGACGAGTTGACCTCTGGCATGTCGAAAATGAACAAAGATCCAGACCGTATCTCTACCGGAAGCATCCAATCTCCAG AAAAAGATGCCACTTCCTGCTCAGAGATCCTGCAGATTCCTCCAGTAGGTAGCAACCCGTTTGACACAAAGTCAGAGGATGAAGAagaggcagaggcagagggagaggcagagggagagacagaagaaGTTGAGCGCTCGCTGCAGGTTctggatgaagaggaggaggctTTCCTCGACCCTGAGCTTGCAGAAAGACTTCCGTTCTTGAAGCAGGGCTCGAGGCATGCCATCGCTGTGGAGGAGAAAGACTTGGATGCCTTTGACCTGCCCCCGCTGATGGCAGACGAGGCACTTCGGACCC TGGCTACTCTGAGGCAGCTCCTGATCAACCACATGGACGGGCAAGAGGACGTGGACAGGGACAGGGAGAGGGGGGAGGCTCTGCTGCGTGAGCCGAGGACAGGGTCTTTGCAGGGCTTGGAGGAAAACTTTGCCCCCAGTAACTCAGTGGAGAACGGAGCTGAGAGGACAGAGACCCTACACACCAGGACGGAGAACCGACACGAGCTGCCCTCGGGAGATACAGGCTTCTTTGAAACCTCAGAGGACTTTG TGGGCAGTTACATGGTGTTGGAGGGTTATGGTGGGTCAGGTGAGAGCAGCACTGATGACGACGGGCAGGTCTGCAGCACAGAGCCTGCAGCAGCAGGAGACTCGGGCATAGACCTGAAGAAGCTCCTGTCTTCAGCTTCCTCTCAGAGCAGAGGACCCAACTTCAGCAGACAGGTCATGACCCACTTACGCCTGCTTCAGGCCAGCCTACAGCAGCTGAAG gatgtAGAATCAAAATATAACCAACTATGCCAAAGGCACTCAGAGCAAGCAGCTACTGATTCAGAAGAAAACAAAG aTAAAAGCTAG